The region ctgtgttgtgtgtgtgctgtaggatcactagtgtaatattgtgacagagctgtgttgtgtgttgtaggagCCCTGGGCAGAGAGTGGGCAGTCTGGATGCCTCAGAGTATAGACGCTCTGAGTGGATCCTGTGTGCTGATTCCCTGCAGATTTGAAATGCCAGAATATCACTCTAACTATGGGTCTACCTATGATAACTTGCTGAAACGCTATCCAGACTCCGTTACAGGACTATGGCGTAAAGATAGAAGAACAGTGTTTGATTCCAGAAGCCAATCTGAATCTCATCTGAAAGGAAGGATCACTGGAAAGCTTTTGCAGAAGAGGTGCACTACAGTTCTGGAGAACCTTCCTCAGTATTATAGTGATCAATATTACTTCAGATTAGAAACCTCTTATTTCCAATTGAATTTTCATCCAGCTGTTCAAATTATTATCAAAGGTAGGACACTTTCTGGTCGATGTCAAATTTATATGTAAACTTTGTGTCATAACTGCAATATTAGGGACAGCAGGGTCTGTTGTGTGTAGCATAACCATAGATCTGTATCAGACAGCTCAACTtcaaaatgtcatgtaaatatCTTATAAGTCAATCACACTGCTTTGTAGAAAGTATATACGGTTGCTCtgaaatgcaaaacacaaaaaacaaaactttgctCCAAAGATTTGCACtccagttttttctttttttcgtcTTGTACACTTTAGAGTTgcacgtttttatttttgtatgttgtaTCTGCTCCTCGGGGctaaaagtttttgtttttgtgttttgcacaaCAGAGCCACTGTAGGTTTGATCTCAGATCAGAAAAAATCAGACAACTTTTGCTGCTACCTGTCCTTGAAAACATAATACATCATTTTGGAATACATACTGTTGATGTGGTGATTAGTATGTGCTCTGAGTGCTGTGTGACTCTCCAATCCTGAGACAGACAGTAACCCATCCTCATGTCTCCATGTCTCCTAGACTCTCCACCCAAACCCAAGTTAACCCCAGagaaggtggaggtgatggaggggaCCTCTGTGAATTTGAGCTGCTCTGCTGCAGCcccctgtcccaaactccccccAAATCTGACATGgacccccaggctgagtgagagTGTGGATCAACTGCAAGAGAATGAGGATGAAACCAAATCTGTGTCTTCTGATCTTATCTTCACTGCTTCCCACCTCCACCATGGGCAGAAG is a window of Conger conger chromosome 1, fConCon1.1, whole genome shotgun sequence DNA encoding:
- the LOC133128594 gene encoding myelin-associated glycoprotein-like isoform X1, which encodes MIGAERLILIGCLLQGALGREWAVWMPQSIDALSGSCVLIPCRFEMPEYHSNYGSTYDNLLKRYPDSVTGLWRKDRRTVFDSRSQSESHLKGRITGKLLQKRCTTVLENLPQYYSDQYYFRLETSYFQLNFHPAVQIIIKDSPPKPKLTPEKVEVMEGTSVNLSCSAAAPCPKLPPNLTWTPRLSESVDQLQENEDETKSVSSDLIFTASHLHHGQKITCRAL
- the LOC133128594 gene encoding myelin-associated glycoprotein-like isoform X2, with translation MIGAERLILIGCLLQGALGREWAVWMPQSIDALSGSCVLIPCRFEMPEYHSNYGSTYDNLLKRYPDSVTGLWRKDRRTVFDSRSQSESHLKGRITGKLLQKRLSTQTQVNPREGGGDGGDLCEFELLCCSPLSQTPPKSDMDPQAE